The genomic DNA CTCATCCGGTGTTGCCTTTTTGTCGATCCTCACAAAGGATCGCCCTCAAAAGATGCCTTGTCTGAGAATAAATCAGATCATCCCAAATCTCAAAAACGAATTTTAAACAGGCTCTATATTAAAATAATAAATTTCAATGGCAGAAGATTTCGACAATCAAGAATTATCTGGCGATAACCAAGGAGATAATACAGAATTAAACGTTACTGGTAAAAGAGCCAGAAAACGACTCTCCTTTCCCATAACCCCATTTGAAGATTCTTTTGAATATGCAAAGAAATTATATGAAATAGGATCTGGAGATAAAGTTCGAAGAATGACTTTTTTTAAAGAATGGGGAAGATCACCAGATAGTAGTGCAAGTAGAATGATGATTGTTAATTCAAATAAATACGACCTAACAAAAGGAGGTTATAGTGCGGAATTTCTTGAATTAACAGAATTGGGATATAAAGCAGTTTCCCATACTAATTCACTTGATTCGTATAGAGCGAAGTTTAATTTGGCTATAAGTCAAATAGAGGTATATAAATATCTATATAATAAATATATAAATGTTAAAGTTCCTAATAAAAATATTGCTATAGATGTAATAAAAGAAAAGTTTCCCGATTTGACCAATGAAAATTCATCTATTGTTTTTGAGACATTTATTGTTAATTTAAAATATCTTGGATTGATACAAACAATATCTGGCGCAGAAAGAATCTTATCTGTGGAGGAGTTTATTGAGCAAAGTGGCAATAGTTCTTTTTCAACAGTTTCAAGTATTGCAGAGACCAGATATACTGAAAATAACTCTGTAAAAGATTTGTCAACATTTAAGTCTGACAATGATTTTCATAGCACCTGTTTTTATATTTCTCCTATAGGTGCGGAGGATACTGAATACCGAAAACATTCGGACTTATTTCTCGAATCAATTATTCGCCCTGCATTAGTTGAATTTGGTCTTAATGTTATAAGAGCTGATCAAATTGAAAAACCAGGAATAATTTCAAATCAGGTAATTGAAAATATTTTCAAGTCGAAACTTGTAATTGCTGATCTTTCATTTCACAATCCGAATGTGTTTTATGAGTTGGCATTACGTCATGTTTCTCGTTTGCCAACAGTTCAAATAATTAGGAAGAATGATCAAATTCCATTTGACCTGAGCCATACAAGAACAATTATTATTGATACAACAGACATATATACATTGGTTCCTAAGTTAGAAAGCTATAAAGTCGAAATAGCAAGTCAGGTCAGACAGGTGCTTGCTAATAAAGATTCTTCTGAGAATCCAATAACAAACGTTCTGCCAGATATTAAGCTAATTCTGGAAAGTCAAAACGCAAAATAAATAAACGGCTTCGCACCAAATTCCCCCACCAGAAACAGCAGCACAAACACGCAAACATAAAAAGCCGGACGCAACACACCTGCATACATTTTATGCCCGCGCAGCCAGCCGTATTCTTCCTGCAACTCGCGCGCAAACAAAAGCGCAATGCCACCCAGTGCCAGCAGCCACGGAAACAAATCGTGCAGGCTGCGCAGTTCGTGCCACGCGCTGGTCACGCTCCAGCCGCCTTGCAGTACGCGGCCGGCGTAGTGTGTAAGCACATCCATACTGCCCGCGCGGAACGCAATAATACTCACACTGTGAAATGCAATAAGCCACAGCCAGCCGGGCAAACGCAAAAGCTTTTCCGGTATGCGTAAGCGAATATGTTTAAATACCACACGTTCCAGCAAATACACTACGCCATGCAGCGCGCCCCAAATCACAAACGCCCAGGAGGCACCGTGCCACAAACCGCTGATTAAAAACGTGAGCAGCAAATTGACCTGTACACGCCACTGCGCCGCGCGGCCACCACCAAGCGGTATATACACATAGTCTCTGAACCACGTAGTCATGCTGATGTGGTTGCGCTGCCAGAAATCGTGCAGCGAACGTGCCAGCAGCGGCCGCCGCCAGTTTACCATAAGTTCCACACCAAACAGCCGCGCCGTGCCGGTGGCAATATCCGTATAACCCGAAAAATCGCAATACACCTGCACGGCAAACAAAAAGCCGCCCAGCGCCAGCGTGAGTCCGCCAAAATTTTCGGGTGTGGCAAACAGCGGATCCACATACGCGGCCAATCTGTCGGCAATAACCAGTTTCTTGAAAAACCCCCACAGCATCAGCCTGCCGGCTTTGCCCAGCGCATCCGCATCAAGCGGTTTGGGTGTGGTAAGCTGTTGGTTCAGGTGTGCGTAGCGTTCCACCGGCCCCGCCACCAATTGCGGAAAAAATGATACAAACAATGCAAACTGCCACACGTTTTTTTCGGCGGGCGTTTGCTTGCGATAGACATCAATCACATACGCCAGCGACTGAAACGTGTAAAACGAAAGGCCTGCAGGCACCGCAATGGCCGCAATAAAATCAGCACGTTGCCCGCCGCCCAGCCACAAAGCCGTGTTCCAGAAAAATGCACTGTACTTGAATGCCGCAAGCACCCCGATATTACTGAGTATGCTTACGGCCAGCCATCCTTTGCGCGCGCGCGCCGTTTGTGAGGCCTCCACCCGCAGCGCGGCGTACCAGTCGGTTATTGTGGTAAGCAGCAACAAAATGCCAAACCACCACACACCATACATGTAAAAAAAGTAGCTGGCCGCCAGCAGCCAGTATTTCCGGTATGCGGCAGGCAGCAGCTTCCATCCGGCAAATACCAGCGGCAAAAAAACAAGCCACACAAACGAGGTGAAAAGCATGCGCGTAAAGCAGCTTAGCTGCCTGCGTGCAAAATACGTAAAATCATCAGCACGTATGTGTTGTTCAATTCAGGAGCGAACCTGTAATCAATACAATACCACCTGTTCCGGCTATCCGTTCCAACCCTGCCCGCTGTCCCCGCAGTTATTGCGGTGAGCCGGCAGGGTTTCCACTACTATCCGGGCTATAAATTCAAACCTTCCGGTGCAATAAAAAGTCTGTGTTTCCGGCGGAAATAGTACTTTCACCGTATGGCAAAAAAAGCATCTTCCACGGCTTCGTTTTTTGAAAACAAGCGTCTTGTTTATGCAATTCTGTTTGTATTTGCCTTTTTACTTTATGCCAATACACTCAGCCATCAAACAGCACTCGATGATTATGCCGTAATCGAAACCAACGAATATGTGCAGCAGGGTTTTGGTGGTATTCACAAAATCCTCACCACATTTTACTGGAAAGGTTCTCCCTCGTTTGCCAATGCCAATTCAGGCATTTACCGTCCGCTTTCGCTGGTGGTGTTTGCCGCCGACTGGGCGTTTACAAGTGGCAAAACGGTGCAGGAACACGCCTGGGCTGCCGCACGCCTGGGGCATTTGCAAAATGTGCTTTTGTATGCCTGCATTGCCGTGCTGCTGTTTCGTGTGCTGACGCGTTTGCTACGCAACTACACAGCGCTGTTGCCATTTATCATTACACTGCTGTTTGTTGCCCATCCGCTGCACACCGAAGTGGTGGCCAATGTAAAAAGTATGGATGAGCTGCTGGCTTTTTTGTTTTCGCTGCTGGCTTTGGAAACGGCTTTTCGCTGGCACGAAAATCCCGGCAACAAACTTTTGCTGAATTCAGCAGGCTGGCTGCTTCTCGCCTTACTTTCAAAAGAAGGTGCGGTATTGTTTGTTCTTGTAATTCCGCTGGCACTTTACTATTTCACTCAGGCCACACGCAACAGTATTTTCCGTATGGGGTTTGTGCTGCTTGCTGTGGCACTTATCTGGTTCGGACTGCATTCGGCCATCATTCAGGGCGATTCCACGCCCAAAATCACTTATACGTTTAACGACAATACGCTGGTACTGGCCGGTTCGTTTGCCGAAAGACTGGCTTCGTCCATTGTCATCTTCTGGCGTTACATTCAGCTTATTGCCGTACCCGTGCAGCTTTCGTACGATTACTCTTACAACGACAACCCGATAACCGGTTTTGGCAATGTGCATGTATGGCTTACACTGTTGCTTTGCGGGGCGCTGTTTTTTGTGGCGTTTAAGCAATGGAAACAACGCACAGTGCTTTCATTTGGTATTTTGTTTTTCTTCATCACGTTTGCACTTACGTCTAATGTATTTTTCCTCATTGGCACCACCATGGCCGAACGATTAACGTTTACACCGCTGCTAGGTTTCTGCATAGCTGCGGGCTGGTTTATTGTCCGTTACACAGGAGCACTTAAACAGGTACCCGGAAAGCTGCATACCGCATCGCTGCTGGTTACAGCTGCACTGGTGTTGCCTTACAGCATACGTACGTTTACGCGCAATGCCGACTGGAAAAACAACACCACACTCATGACTGCCGATGCGCAGACTGAAACCGGCAGTGCGCGCATCTATTACAATTATGGTACGGTTATTATTAACCGTGTGGCACCCGATGCGCCGCAGCCACAACGTTTTGCCGCAGCCGATAGTGCAATGGCCGCATTCCGCAACACACTCCGTATCGATTCAACCTACGCGCAGGCCTGGTATCAGATGGGCGTATGCCACTACCGCCGGAATGAGTATGCACAGTCGGCCGCAGCATTTTACAAAGCACGCGCCTTAGACCCGAAGCAGGATGTGGACCGCAACCTGGCCGATGCGCTGCATAGTGCAAAACAATACGACAGTGCTGCCGTTGTGCTTGCGCGGGTGATTCGCCGAAACGATGCGGCACAAAATACTACCGCCAAACTGGCCGAGGCCTTACTTAATCTGAACGACACCGCCGCAGCCATAAACACACTGCACACAGGCATCTCGCGCGATAGTCTCTATACCGGCAATTATTTGCTGCTGGGCAATATATATGGTATCTCCAAGCAATATCCGCAATCGCGTGAGGTGCTCGAGAAAGCATTGCGCATTGAACCCGGTAACATGCAAATTGTGCAGGCACTTGCACTCACGCTACAGTTCATGGGCGATACCCGACGCCTGGCAGAACTTGAGCAGAAATATCTCCGCAAAAATACGCCCTGACGCAGCTTAGGCATATCGCGGGCTCTTTTTTTTGTATGCAAAACAGGTAGCCGCTATTGGTGTTGTTAAAGGTGTTTGCACAAGCAATACCGGGTCATTTTACATCGTTTTTTTCAATGGGCTGAATATATTTCTTATACATTTGCAGCAACGCCTTAACTATCATTCATTATGAAAAAACAAATACTCGCTGCTGCAACTTTCTGTGTATTCGCAGCGGGCGTATTAAACGCCCAGTCGGCTGAGAAAAAATGGGGACTTGGTCTCTATGGCGGTGCTTTACAGTACCGTGGTGAAGCAGGAGATGAATTTTTTAAGTTTGACCCGATTCGCCCAACCTTCGGAATTACTGCGGCACGTTATATCAATCCCTGGATAGACCTTGCGGCCGATTTTGGAATTGGCGGTATTGGCTACGCAGGAGCTGTGCCGGCTTTTAGCGGCGATTTATATAATCTGGATTTTGTAGCCCGCATAAAATTCAACAACGGCAAATGGATCAAGGAAAATGCGTTTATCGGACCTTATGTATTTTTGGGTGTAGGTGATGCGGTGTACCGCGAGCCCCGCTATATGCCCCGCACAAATTTTACGGTTGACTTCAACTTCCCGGTTGGTGCCGGTGTGCGTGTGCGACTAGCCCCCAATGTAAATCTGCGTTTGCAAACCGCTTATCACTGGACACTTACCGATATATATGATGGTGTGTCGCGTCCGGGCGTATCGGGCAATCAGAACGATCAGTTCCTGACCACAACCGTTGGCCTTGTATTTAACATAGATCGTAAAGACACCGATAAAGACGGGGTTTACGATAAATTCGACAAATGCCCCAACACACCGCCCGGTGTGAAAATTGACGCCAAAGGCTGTCCGCTCGATAAAGATCAGGACGGTATTATGGATGCTGATGACAGTTGCCCCGATGTGGCCGGTGTGGCTTCGGCTAAAGGCTGCCCCGATGCGGATGGCGATGGAATTAAAGACAGTGATGATGCCTGCCCGAACAATGCAGGTGACGCCAAAAACAACGGCTGCCCCGATAAAGATGGTGATGGTGTAGTGGATAAAGACGACCGCTGCCCCGATGTGGCCGGTGATGCGAAATTTAACGGCTGCCCCGATACCGATGGCGACGGCACACCGGATATTGATGATAAATGTCCGACCGAACGAGGCCGTGCCAACCTTGGAGGCTGCCCCGACAGTGATGGCGACGGTATCATTAACTCGCAGGATGCCTGCCCCAATCAGGCCGGACCAGCAACGAACAAGGGGTGCCCGGAAGTGAAGGAAGAAACCAAAAAAGTACTTGCGCAGGCACTTGCCGGTGTGCAGTTTGAAACGGGTAAAGATGTAATCAAAAAATCATCATACGCCATTCTCGACAACGTGGTGAAAGTAATGCTCGAAAATCCCGAATACAAACTGAGTATTGAAGGCCACACCGACAATCAGGGCGATGATGCCAAGAATCTTGATCTCTCCCAGCGTCGCGCCAATGCAGTAATGAAATACCTGACCGATAAAGGCGTAGATGCGAAACGTTTGCGTGCCACCGGCTACGGCGAAACCAAACCGGTTGAAACCAACGATACCCCCGCCGGCCGTGCCAAAAACCGCCGTGTGGAGTTTAAGATTGAATTTTAACTGAAGTAAATTTTATATACCACGGCCGCCTCGCAGAGGCGGCCGTGGCTGTTTTTTTTCGGGCGAAGCTGAAAAACTGACAATGCTGCACAAAGTTTTCTTCGGCGAAGCCGGATAAACTTTGTGCAAGCCTTAAACAAGTTTCCGAACTCGTTTATGGCTTGCACACCTGCGGAGGTGTGGCGGTTTCAAAGCGCCGGAAGGAGTGAATTTTTAGCCCCGGCTGTAATGGAAAGTCTGCCGCAATGCCTTTTCAGAAAAGGATGGCCTTGTAATGGAAGACGGGAGCGAACGGTTTTGTAATGCACCCTCAGGTTCGCTCCTCCTATTTATTTGCCGGTATTTTATTTCAAGCCATAGGAAATGTGCCACAGCATGGCCGCATCGCTTCGAAGTGTGTATTTTCGCATACAATGAAACTTTTCACCATTCCCAACCTTTTTACGCTGGGCAATTTGCTTTGCGGCTGTCTGGCCATAATTTCTGCGTTTGAGGGCGATCTGATGTGGAGTGCCTATCTGGTAGGTATTGCCGCCGTGCTCGATTTTTTTGATGGTTTTGTGGCCCGGCTGCTCAACTCCAGCTCGCCCATTGGCAAAGAACTCGATTCGCTGGCCGATTGTGTAACCTTTGGCGTGGTGCCGGCCATAATGACGATGGTGATGGTGCAGAAAGCGGTTTTTTATTCCAAAGAAGGACTTGGTTTTTTTGAAGCCAACCACTGGCTCACGTATTTTCCGCTGATTATTGCCCTGTTTTCGGCGCTGCGTCTGGCCAAGTTTAATATTGATACCCGGCAAAGCGATTCGTTTATCGGTGTGCCCACACCGGCCAATGCCATGCTCATTGCGGCCATTCCGCTTATGGCGGGTTGGGATGGCAGTGCTGATTTTGCGTTACGGATAGCAGAGGTAAAGCCTGGCTTCTTGCTGAATCCGTATTTTCTGATGGTTCTTTCGCTGGTGATGTCGTTGCTGCTTATTTCCGAGCTGCCGCTTTTTGCGCTCAAGTTCAAGAAGTTTGGCTGGAAAGGCAACGAGGTGCGTTACAGTTTTCTGCTGGGCTGTTTGGCCATGATTGTGCTGCTGGGCTACGCCGGCATTGCGCTGAGCATTGTGGCGTACATTCTGCTTTCGGTGGGGTTGTGGTTAATGAACCGTGGAAAACAATCGGCCACCTGATTGCGGTAAATTATCGACCAAAACACCTACCTTTGCCCCGCAAAACAGAATTATCGCACACGATGAAATTTATAGCCGAAATTGACGTAATGCCGCACAAGGCGTTGCTCGACCCGCAAGGTAAAGCCGTAAGCGGCAGCATGAAAAACCTCAATCTGCCCGAAATCGGCAATGTGCGCATTGGTAAGCACATTTCGCTGGAAGTAGAGGCCGACTCAAAAGCTACTGCGGAGGCGAAAGTGGATGAGGCCTGCAAAAAGCTGCTTGCCAATCCCATTATGGAATACTACGAGTATAAGATTTCGGAAGCCTAATTAATTCATACATCATTTGCAAAACAGCAACAGTTCATTTGTACATGCGCTGCTGCTGTTTTGTGTTTACAGCCTATTGAATGGATAAACAGAAGTGGTACTCGATGCCCATTGCGGTGGTAGCCTATTCCATGCTGGTGGTAACAGGCTTCGTGTGGTTGTGGAATTATATTGCCGGTACATCACTTTCGCAGTTCTGGTTCATTATTGCGGGTATTGCCGGCATATTTCTGGTGCTTGCGTTTGTGCTTAGTCTGATACGCATACACTGGGAGTTTGCCGTGCTTATTCAGGTGGCCCTGGTGTTGGGGCCGTTGCTTTATTTTATAAACAATAACGAGCCGTACCGGCCCCCGGTATTGGTGTTTCTGGTAAACGGAGGTTATACCGGTACGCTTGAAATTGCATTTAAGGAAACTGCTGAAACACAAGTGAAGAAGCGCACTGATACCTTGTTTTTCCCGTTTGATGTGGATGGGAAAATTCAGTTGCAGGAAGATTACCGCATGGTAAAAACGGCGATGGAGAAGAACTGCTACTACCTCTACAACGACCGCAGCCGCGAACTGATTCCTTTTGTGGCCGGCCCTAAAGCAATGCCCGCCGATTCGGCAAAAAAAATCCTTGTTTCGCGACCTTCGCAAACCAAAGGTGCAAAAATGCAGGTGCTGAATTATGAGGTGGAGAAGGCGGGAAGAGTGAAGTGGTAATGGTGGTGGCTTCGACAAGCTCAGCCACCAGTAGGCATGCTATGGTGGCTTCGACAAGCTGAGCCACCAGTAGGAGTAACGTGGAACAACAATTCTCAAATAAAAAAAACACCGCCTTAGTGAAGCGGTGTTTTTTGTAATTCGTTCATCGCATTAATCCTGCGGCGGATCGGGTGCGGTGGTGTAGCCTGCTTTTTTGGGCTTGAGTGTTTTCGGGAAGATCACGTTGATGAGTTCTTCGCTTTGTGTGAGCTGGGTGGCCGAAATACCATTTACAATGGTGGCCGGCACATCGTATTTCAGTTTTGGTTTGTAAGGCTCGTAGGTGCCGTTGTCGAGCAGGCGGTACATGGCAATTACCTTTCCGTCTTTCACTTCCACTCGTCCGTTGTAGCAGCGTGCCTCGGCACCGGTGCGGATGCTGATAATGATATTATCGTGTGTGCCGTCGGCTACTGTTTCGGCGCCGCGCTGTTCAAATTTTTCTTCCCAGCGGGTGTAGCAGTTATCCTGCGCGGGTGTGGCGGGTGTTTGTGCGGCGGCAGGCACAATGCCCAGTCCGGCTACTGCAATTATGCAGGCGAGTACGGTTTTAATCATGCGGTAAAACTGGTTTGTTGGCTTTAAGTTTCTAAAGATAATTAACCCTCCCGAATATCCGCCTGCGTTTTGCCCGCCTGCTGTTTTTCTTCGACCGATGTACTGAATTTCACCCGTCAGTAAAAAACATGAACTTTTAGGTTCATCCCGGGCTTGATGAAAAATAAATTTGGAAGTACGGAAAATTGCGTTTTACCTTTGCCGCCGTTAAAAGCACGATACGTTCATCAGTTCAGGCTGATGCAGATTCTTTCAGTTACTTGTAATTCTTTATTGTTTCATTTTATACACGTTTCATTACATGACACTCGTAAAAACCTACGGCTGTGCCGTACAGGGAATTCAGGCCAACACCATAACGGTAGAGGTAAACATCGACACCGGGATCAATTTTTTTATTGTGGGTTTGCCCGACAGCGCGGTAAAGGAAAGCCAGCAGCGTATTGATGCCGCTTTGCGCAACAACGGATTCCGCATTCCCGGCAAAAAAATTACCGTAAACATGGCGCCTGCCGACGTCCGCAAGGAAGGATCGGCTTATGATTTAACCATTGCGGCGGGTATTCTGGCCGCTTCGGAACAAATGCCGGCACACGAAGTAGAACGCTTTGTGCTGATGGGCGAACTGGCGCTCGACGGGGAGTTGCGGCCCATTCGCGGCGTGCTGCCTATTGCGATGCAGGCGCTGGCTGCCGGGTTTGAGGGAATGATTGTGCCTTACGACAATGCCCGCGAAGCAGCCGTGGTGGAAGGCCTGCCGGTGTATGCCATGAAGCACTTGCGCGAAGTGATTGACTTTTTTTGCGGCCAGCGTCCGGAGCCGGTGAAACTTGATCTTGCTGCCGAATTTGCCACCGAGCCCTTACTTACCGATGCCGATCTGGCCGAAGTGAAAGGGCAGGACATTGTGCGCCGTGCGCTGGAAGTGGCGGCCGGCGGCGGACATAATATTCTCATGATCGGGCCTCCGGGTGCGGGTAAAACCATGCTGGCCAAACGCCTGCCGGGCATTCTGCCACCCATGAGTTTGCGCGAGGCGCTTGAAACCACTAAAATTCATTCGGTGGCTGGCCGCAGCGGAGCGGGAGCCGGACTGATTACACGCCGGCCGTTTCGATCGCCGCATCATACAATTAGCGATGTGGCGCTGGTAGGGGGCGGTGGCTTTCCGCAGCCGGGCGAAATTTCGCTGGCACACAACGGTGTGCTTTTTCTCGACGAACTGCCCGAATACAAACGCACTGTGCTTGAAGTGATGCGGCAGCCGCTCGAAGACCGTGTGGTGACTATCTCCCGCGCTAAGTTTACGGTTGATTTTCCGGCCGGCTTTATGCTGGTAGCGTCTATGAATCCCTGCCCGTGCGGCTACTTCAGCCATCCCGATAAAAAGTGTGTGTGTCCGCCCGGCGCCGTGCAGGCCTACATGAACCGCATTTCAGGGCCGCTGCTCGATCGTATCGACATGCACGTGGAGGTTTCGCCGCTGGGTTTTCGCGAACTATCAAACAACCAGCCAGGCGAAAGCAGCGCGGCTGTGCGGGAACGGGTGATGCGTGTGCGCGAAATACAATTGAAACGATTTGCAAATACCCCCGGCGTTTACTGCAATGCACAAATGACCGCTTCAATGGTGCGTGAATATTGTGCGCTTGATGAAGCCGGAAAAGAGGTGCTTCAAACAGCCATGAACCGGCTCGGCTTTTCGGCACGCGGCTTTGATCGTATGCTGAAAGTGGCACGCACCATTGCTGATATGCACGGGAACAAAAATGTAACGAAAGATAATCTTATCTCAGCCGTGAGATACCGCAATCTTGACAGAGCTAATTTTTACGCCAATTGAGCGTTTAAATAAATTTCACCCTCTGGCTTTGTTATGGGGCATTTTCACTCTACTTCGTTGGCCTTTTTGCCCGTATCATTTCCGATATGGATTGCCCGCGCCCGTAAGCGCGCGCCTCGTCAGGCATAAACAGCCTCTAAATCTCAAAAACAAAATTTAAACAGGTTCTGATTCTCTTCCCGTAAATACTGTTTCATGATTTCCTCACAGTGGTTAAAATCACTGTGAGGAAATACACCAACTGCTTTGCCAGTTCAAACCCTTATTTATTCATCATTCTATACACAGACACATGGGCAATTTTTATTTTCAACTTTTATTGATTCATATTTACTTCTATTGTGATTGGGAAAGAGTGGGGATATCGCTCGAAATAAAAAATCCCTTCACTACCCGGCAACGGGTAAATTATCCATTGCCTGCCAGATAGAAATTACACGGGCTTTGATTTACAACAGGTACTGAAGGATTTCAGGACGATTGTTCAGGTATTCGTATTTCATTCCACTTTGCGTCATCCTGTGAAGAAGCAGATTAAGGTCGTCTTTTTTCAAAATTTCCAATCCGATAAATGCGGGCCCGTTTTCGCGGTTGTTTTTTTGGGAGTATTCGAAATGTGTAATATCCTGTCCGGTATCCAGAACCTTGTCGAGAAATTCTCTTAGTGCGCCCGCCCGCTGAGGAAATCTTACAATGAAGTAATGTTTAAGGCCTTCGTACATCAGTGAACGTTCCCTGATTTCTTCTGTTCGAGAAATGTCGTTGTTGCTTCCGCTTACAATACATACAACTGTTTTGTGTGTTATTTCTGATGCGTAAAGGTCAAGTGCAGTAATGGCAAGTGCTCCTGCGGGTTCCACAATAATAGCTTCTTCGTTGTAAAGCTGAAGTATGGTGCTGCACACTTTACCCTCAGGCACGGTAACAATATCGTATAAATGTGTTTTACAGATTTCAAAGGTTTTGTCGCCCACGCGTTTTACGGCAGCACCGTCAATAAACTTATCTATTTCCGTCAGGGTATGATTGAAGCCCAGTTGTAACGATGTTTTCATTGACGGTGCGCCTTCGGGTTCCACACCAATAATATGCGTATGCGGACTAAGTTTACTGAATACGGTACAAATTCCTGCTGCAAGTCCGCCTCCACCTACCGGTACAAACATATAATCAATTTTTCCGGCAAAATCTTCAAGTATTTCCAGCCCTATTGTTGCTTGTCCCTCTATGACTTTCTCATCGTCGAAAGGATGGATAAAGGGCATTTTGTTTTTTGCCGAAAGCTCAAGAGCTTCTTTGTAGCTGTCGTCAAAAGTATCTCCTTTTAAATAGAGCTGCACAAACTCACCGCCAAACATTTTTACTTGATTTACTTTTTGTGTGGGCGTGGTAACAGGCATGAAGATATGTCCTTTTATACCGAGTAGTTTACACGAAAGGGCCACTCCCTGTGCATGATTTCCCGCACTGGCACATACCACACCTTTAGTGGTTTTGGAAGCAGGTACTGAAGTGATTTTATTATAGGCTCCTCTGATCTTATAGGAACGAACAATCTGAAGATCTTCTCGCTTCAGGTAAATTTCCGCATTGAATTTCGAAGAAAGCCCTGCATTGTATTGCAAAGGCGTATGCCGCACAATTTTTTTGAGTTTGGGATACGCTTCATTCACTATAAGATCAAAGGATGCCATTGATAGTGTATAATAGATTAAGGTCTTAATTTTCTGACTTGCGCACCCGCCTGCCACATTTCCGAGTTCTGGATTTCGGCCAGTTCAGATTGAAGCTGTTCACGATAATTGTTTTTTTGATTAGCGGTAATGGTTCGTTCTGCTTCTTTACCGCTGGCTACACTATCGTACAATTTTTCGAATACGGGCTCGGTAGCCTTACGGAATTCATGCCTCCAGTCGAGTGCGCCGCGCTGTGCCGTGGTAGATGTGTTTGCAAACATCCATTCCATACCGTTTTCGGCCACGAGTGGCATAAGGCTCTGGGTGAGTTCTTCTACTGTTTCGTTGAAAGCTTCGGAGGGAGTATGTCCTTTTTTT from Bacteroidota bacterium includes the following:
- a CDS encoding MBOAT family protein, which produces MLFTSFVWLVFLPLVFAGWKLLPAAYRKYWLLAASYFFYMYGVWWFGILLLLTTITDWYAALRVEASQTARARKGWLAVSILSNIGVLAAFKYSAFFWNTALWLGGGQRADFIAAIAVPAGLSFYTFQSLAYVIDVYRKQTPAEKNVWQFALFVSFFPQLVAGPVERYAHLNQQLTTPKPLDADALGKAGRLMLWGFFKKLVIADRLAAYVDPLFATPENFGGLTLALGGFLFAVQVYCDFSGYTDIATGTARLFGVELMVNWRRPLLARSLHDFWQRNHISMTTWFRDYVYIPLGGGRAAQWRVQVNLLLTFLISGLWHGASWAFVIWGALHGVVYLLERVVFKHIRLRIPEKLLRLPGWLWLIAFHSVSIIAFRAGSMDVLTHYAGRVLQGGWSVTSAWHELRSLHDLFPWLLALGGIALLFARELQEEYGWLRGHKMYAGVLRPAFYVCVFVLLFLVGEFGAKPFIYFAF
- a CDS encoding OmpA family protein is translated as MKKQILAAATFCVFAAGVLNAQSAEKKWGLGLYGGALQYRGEAGDEFFKFDPIRPTFGITAARYINPWIDLAADFGIGGIGYAGAVPAFSGDLYNLDFVARIKFNNGKWIKENAFIGPYVFLGVGDAVYREPRYMPRTNFTVDFNFPVGAGVRVRLAPNVNLRLQTAYHWTLTDIYDGVSRPGVSGNQNDQFLTTTVGLVFNIDRKDTDKDGVYDKFDKCPNTPPGVKIDAKGCPLDKDQDGIMDADDSCPDVAGVASAKGCPDADGDGIKDSDDACPNNAGDAKNNGCPDKDGDGVVDKDDRCPDVAGDAKFNGCPDTDGDGTPDIDDKCPTERGRANLGGCPDSDGDGIINSQDACPNQAGPATNKGCPEVKEETKKVLAQALAGVQFETGKDVIKKSSYAILDNVVKVMLENPEYKLSIEGHTDNQGDDAKNLDLSQRRANAVMKYLTDKGVDAKRLRATGYGETKPVETNDTPAGRAKNRRVEFKIEF
- the pssA gene encoding CDP-diacylglycerol--serine O-phosphatidyltransferase gives rise to the protein MKLFTIPNLFTLGNLLCGCLAIISAFEGDLMWSAYLVGIAAVLDFFDGFVARLLNSSSPIGKELDSLADCVTFGVVPAIMTMVMVQKAVFYSKEGLGFFEANHWLTYFPLIIALFSALRLAKFNIDTRQSDSFIGVPTPANAMLIAAIPLMAGWDGSADFALRIAEVKPGFLLNPYFLMVLSLVMSLLLISELPLFALKFKKFGWKGNEVRYSFLLGCLAMIVLLGYAGIALSIVAYILLSVGLWLMNRGKQSAT
- the purS gene encoding phosphoribosylformylglycinamidine synthase subunit PurS, producing the protein MKFIAEIDVMPHKALLDPQGKAVSGSMKNLNLPEIGNVRIGKHISLEVEADSKATAEAKVDEACKKLLANPIMEYYEYKISEA
- a CDS encoding YifB family Mg chelatase-like AAA ATPase — its product is MTLVKTYGCAVQGIQANTITVEVNIDTGINFFIVGLPDSAVKESQQRIDAALRNNGFRIPGKKITVNMAPADVRKEGSAYDLTIAAGILAASEQMPAHEVERFVLMGELALDGELRPIRGVLPIAMQALAAGFEGMIVPYDNAREAAVVEGLPVYAMKHLREVIDFFCGQRPEPVKLDLAAEFATEPLLTDADLAEVKGQDIVRRALEVAAGGGHNILMIGPPGAGKTMLAKRLPGILPPMSLREALETTKIHSVAGRSGAGAGLITRRPFRSPHHTISDVALVGGGGFPQPGEISLAHNGVLFLDELPEYKRTVLEVMRQPLEDRVVTISRAKFTVDFPAGFMLVASMNPCPCGYFSHPDKKCVCPPGAVQAYMNRISGPLLDRIDMHVEVSPLGFRELSNNQPGESSAAVRERVMRVREIQLKRFANTPGVYCNAQMTASMVREYCALDEAGKEVLQTAMNRLGFSARGFDRMLKVARTIADMHGNKNVTKDNLISAVRYRNLDRANFYAN
- the ilvA gene encoding threonine ammonia-lyase IlvA, with translation MASFDLIVNEAYPKLKKIVRHTPLQYNAGLSSKFNAEIYLKREDLQIVRSYKIRGAYNKITSVPASKTTKGVVCASAGNHAQGVALSCKLLGIKGHIFMPVTTPTQKVNQVKMFGGEFVQLYLKGDTFDDSYKEALELSAKNKMPFIHPFDDEKVIEGQATIGLEILEDFAGKIDYMFVPVGGGGLAAGICTVFSKLSPHTHIIGVEPEGAPSMKTSLQLGFNHTLTEIDKFIDGAAVKRVGDKTFEICKTHLYDIVTVPEGKVCSTILQLYNEEAIIVEPAGALAITALDLYASEITHKTVVCIVSGSNNDISRTEEIRERSLMYEGLKHYFIVRFPQRAGALREFLDKVLDTGQDITHFEYSQKNNRENGPAFIGLEILKKDDLNLLLHRMTQSGMKYEYLNNRPEILQYLL